One window from the genome of Stegostoma tigrinum isolate sSteTig4 chromosome 27, sSteTig4.hap1, whole genome shotgun sequence encodes:
- the srsf1b gene encoding LOW QUALITY PROTEIN: serine/arginine-rich splicing factor 1B (The sequence of the model RefSeq protein was modified relative to this genomic sequence to represent the inferred CDS: deleted 1 base in 1 codon): MQNHSGVIRGPAGNNDCRIYVGNLPPDIRTKDIEDVFYKYGSIRDIDLKNRRGGPPFAFVEFEDPRDAEDAVYGRDGYDYDGYRLRVEFPRSGRGTGRGGGGGGGGGQTPRGRYGPPSRRSEYRVVVSGLPPSGSWQDLKDHMREAGDVCYADVFRDGTGVVEFVRKEDMTYAVRKLDNTKFRSHEGETAYIRVKVDGPRSPSYGRSRSRSAVEPEAVAEVAAEAVVTLPDEAEDLPATRPVIADHARVARLHITTEDGLSILWIKGLWSSFQSY; encoded by the exons ATGCAGAACCACAGCGGCGTGATCCGGGGCCCGGCGGGCAACAACGACTGTCGGATCTACGTGGGCAACCTGCCGCCCGACATCCGCACCAAGGACATCGAGGACGTCTTCTACAAGTACGGTAGCATCAGGGACATCGACCTGAAGAACCGCCGCGGCGGTCCGCCGTTCGCCTTCGTCGAGTTCGAAGATCCGAG GGATGCCGAGGATGCTGTGTACGGTCGAGATGGTTATGATTACGATGGTTATCGCTTGCGTGTTGAATTTCCACGGAGTGGTCGGGGGACTGGAAGAGGGGGTGgcggtgggggaggtggtgggcaGACCCCTCGAGGAAGATATGGCCCTCCTTCCCGACGCTCTGAGTACAGAGTGGTAGTTTCAG GGCTTCCTCCAAGTGGtagctggcaggatttgaaaGATCACATGCGGGAAGCAGGTGATGTATGTTACGCTGATGTTTTCCGTGATGGAACTGGTGTCGTGGAGTTTGTTCGCAAAGAAGATATGACCTATGCAGTGCGAAAACTGGATAACACAAAATTTCGATCTCATGAG GGAGAAACAGCATATATTCGTGTGAAAGTTGATGGTCCAAGAAGTCCAAGCTATGGAAGATCTCGTTCACGTAGC GCAGTCGAACCAGAAGCCGTAGCCGAAGTCGCAGCAGAAGCCGTAGTTACTCTCCCAGACGAAGCAGAGGATCTCCCCGCTACTCGCCCCGTCATAGCAGATCACGCTCGCGTAGCTAGATT ACATATCACAACTGAGGATGGATTAAGCATTCTTTGGATTAAAGGATTGTGGAGCTCATTTCAGTCATATTAG